One Bos taurus isolate L1 Dominette 01449 registration number 42190680 breed Hereford chromosome 25, ARS-UCD2.0, whole genome shotgun sequence genomic window carries:
- the HBQ1 gene encoding hemoglobin subunit theta-1 isoform X1, translated as MVLAPADRAAVLALWRKLGTNVGIYTTEALERTFVAFPSSKTYFLHLNLSPGSAQVAAHGQKVADALSLAVNHLDDLPGTLSYLRELHTHKLRVDPVFFKGPDEGGTPFPKRGGKSGQGFSTPTW; from the exons ATGGTGCTGGCGCCGGCGGACCGCGCTGCAGTGCTCGCGTTGTGGCGGAAGCTCGGGACCAACGTCGGCATCTACACGACGGAGGCCCTGGAGAG GACCTTCGTGGCCTTCCCTTCCTCCAAGACCTATTTCCTCCACCTAAACTTGAGCCCCGGCTCCGCCCAGGTCGCAGCCCACGGCCAGAAGGTGGCCGACGCGCTGAGCTTGGCCGTGAACCACCTGGACGACCTGCCGGGCACCCTGTCGTACCTGCGCGAGCTGCACACGCACAAGCTGCGCGTGGACCCGGTCTTTTTCAAG GGGCCTGACGAGGGTGGGACGCCCTTCCCAAAGAGAGGCGGGAAGTCTGGACAGGGGTTCTCCACTCCCACGTGGTAA
- the HBQ1 gene encoding hemoglobin subunit theta-1, with the protein MVLAPADRAAVLALWRKLGTNVGIYTTEALERTFVAFPSSKTYFLHLNLSPGSAQVAAHGQKVADALSLAVNHLDDLPGTLSYLRELHTHKLRVDPVFFKLLCHCLLVTLARHYPGDFSPNMHASLVKFLNHVISALAPSSG; encoded by the exons ATGGTGCTGGCGCCGGCGGACCGCGCTGCAGTGCTCGCGTTGTGGCGGAAGCTCGGGACCAACGTCGGCATCTACACGACGGAGGCCCTGGAGAG GACCTTCGTGGCCTTCCCTTCCTCCAAGACCTATTTCCTCCACCTAAACTTGAGCCCCGGCTCCGCCCAGGTCGCAGCCCACGGCCAGAAGGTGGCCGACGCGCTGAGCTTGGCCGTGAACCACCTGGACGACCTGCCGGGCACCCTGTCGTACCTGCGCGAGCTGCACACGCACAAGCTGCGCGTGGACCCGGTCTTTTTCAAG CTGCTGTGCCACTGCCTGCTGGTGACCCTCGCCCGGCACTACCCCGGAGACTTCAGCCCCAACATGCACGCCTCGCTGGTCAAGTTTCTGAACCACGTGATCTCGGCGCTGGCCCCCAGCAGTGGCTAA